A single window of Granulicella mallensis MP5ACTX8 DNA harbors:
- a CDS encoding penicillin-binding transpeptidase domain-containing protein: MRRSALVLFFVMLGWVSVLQAAAPKRHRAAASHSTASAHKSHEVAARRGSASHRPATRREQVSARRQQVTTRHGRIVHVRGRAVRHYSERFTASSFNDNLTEGDITTGEDPVVRAAAIEALGNMNGTALAIDPSSGRILAMVNQKLALSSGAEPCSTIKVAVALAALQEGLVKSDTPVNLGGHYSLDLTHALAKSVNLYFEVLGRAMGFERVKHYANEFGLGELAGYNIPGEHLGTYPDTELPRAEGGVGRMCSFGESISMTPLQLGALVSAIANGGTLYYLQHPTTPETIASFEPKVKRLLDIQQIIPQILPGMQGAVNFSNGTARSLRSNFVQFPVFGKTGTCSNNGTRYGWFVSYGDAPTGRIVTVIFLEGDRQVFGPKAAELTGEFYRAMYERNYFQSKPTPESASSTELQHAGQ, from the coding sequence ATGAGACGGAGTGCACTGGTTCTATTTTTCGTGATGTTGGGTTGGGTCTCCGTCCTGCAGGCTGCGGCGCCGAAGAGACATCGCGCGGCTGCGAGTCATAGCACTGCGTCGGCGCATAAGAGCCATGAGGTGGCTGCGCGTCGTGGTTCTGCAAGCCATCGGCCAGCAACGCGTCGTGAACAGGTGAGTGCTCGCCGGCAGCAGGTTACGACGCGTCATGGACGGATCGTGCATGTCCGCGGACGGGCTGTTCGCCATTACTCCGAGCGCTTTACTGCAAGCAGCTTCAACGACAATCTGACCGAGGGCGATATTACGACGGGTGAAGATCCGGTCGTGCGCGCGGCTGCTATCGAAGCACTGGGCAACATGAACGGTACGGCGCTGGCGATCGATCCTTCCAGCGGTCGTATTCTTGCGATGGTGAACCAGAAGCTGGCGCTCAGCTCCGGTGCCGAGCCCTGCTCGACGATCAAGGTCGCGGTTGCGCTGGCGGCATTGCAGGAGGGCCTGGTCAAGAGCGATACGCCGGTAAACCTTGGCGGGCACTACTCACTCGATCTGACGCATGCCCTGGCGAAGTCCGTGAACCTTTACTTTGAGGTGCTGGGCCGCGCGATGGGCTTCGAACGTGTGAAGCACTATGCCAATGAGTTCGGCCTGGGCGAGTTGGCTGGTTACAACATTCCGGGGGAACATCTGGGTACTTATCCTGATACGGAGCTGCCCAGGGCAGAAGGTGGCGTCGGCCGCATGTGCTCGTTCGGCGAGAGCATCTCGATGACTCCGCTGCAGCTTGGCGCGCTGGTCTCCGCGATCGCCAATGGTGGCACGCTTTATTACCTGCAGCATCCGACGACGCCGGAGACGATCGCCTCGTTTGAGCCGAAGGTGAAGCGGCTTCTCGACATTCAGCAGATCATTCCTCAGATTCTGCCGGGCATGCAGGGGGCGGTTAATTTTTCCAACGGAACCGCTCGCTCGCTGCGGTCGAACTTTGTACAGTTTCCGGTCTTCGGCAAGACGGGGACGTGCTCCAACAACGGCACGCGGTATGGCTGGTTCGTGTCGTACGGCGATGCGCCGACAGGCCGCATTGTGACGGTGATCTTCCTTGAAGGCGACAGGCAGGTCTTCGGGCCCAAGGCCGCGGAGCTGACCGGAGAGTTCTATCGCGCGATGTATGAGCGCAATTACTTCCAGTCGAAGCCGACGCCTGAGTCTGCGTCGTCTACGGAGTTGCAGCACGCGGGGCAGTAG
- the ftsZ gene encoding cell division protein FtsZ, whose translation MPYQPDDALRIHYHDETQRNARIKVIGVGGGGNNAVNRMIAANVEGVEFIAANTDAQALETSNAPVKLQLGVKLTSGLGAGANPDVGRRAALEDSDKIIEALEGADMVFVTAGLGGGTGTGAAPVIASLASEMGALTVAVVTRPFMFEGKRRMMQAERGMQELLESVDTLIVIPNEKLLAVAKDAGFFESFRIADDVLRQGVQGISDIITIPGVINRDFADVKTTMAGMGYSVMGTAVRSGPDRAREAAMAAMASPLLEAGAIDGARGILINITGSSSLKLNEVNEASTLIQNAAHEDANIIFGAVLDEKMGEDVKITVIATGFRDEMPQRRNRMLAESTLPTRSEALLPRIEQRPANVRFASEVPVQSEKTSIEKEPHEEAGKEELPVSQAQAPRESESPRIFMEPEYEPVVSVAGNASERAKISEPSPELLPVAASVFDDDFFRKPNDELRASQQGMWPDPAQGRVAPSYDVKEEAKPSQWPEAKVSAFAGHVAESVPATDELDIPAFLRRSH comes from the coding sequence ATGCCCTATCAGCCCGACGATGCACTTCGCATCCATTACCATGACGAGACGCAGCGCAATGCGCGCATCAAGGTGATCGGCGTCGGTGGCGGCGGTAACAACGCGGTGAACCGCATGATCGCCGCAAATGTTGAAGGCGTGGAGTTTATCGCAGCCAACACCGATGCTCAAGCTCTTGAAACCTCCAATGCCCCGGTAAAGCTGCAACTCGGCGTGAAGCTGACCAGCGGACTGGGCGCGGGAGCGAATCCGGATGTCGGCCGTCGCGCCGCCCTGGAAGATTCCGACAAGATTATCGAAGCGCTCGAAGGCGCGGACATGGTGTTTGTTACGGCAGGCCTCGGTGGTGGCACCGGGACGGGTGCTGCTCCGGTGATCGCCTCGCTCGCCAGCGAGATGGGAGCGCTGACGGTTGCCGTCGTGACGCGCCCGTTCATGTTCGAAGGCAAGCGCCGCATGATGCAGGCTGAGCGCGGCATGCAGGAGCTGCTGGAGTCGGTCGACACGCTGATCGTGATTCCGAACGAGAAGCTGCTCGCAGTCGCCAAGGATGCAGGTTTCTTCGAGAGCTTCCGGATCGCGGACGACGTGCTCCGGCAGGGCGTCCAGGGGATCTCGGACATCATTACGATTCCCGGCGTCATCAACCGCGACTTCGCCGACGTAAAGACGACGATGGCGGGCATGGGCTATTCGGTGATGGGAACGGCTGTACGTTCGGGACCGGATCGCGCTCGCGAAGCTGCGATGGCCGCGATGGCGTCTCCGCTTCTGGAGGCCGGTGCCATCGATGGAGCGCGCGGCATCCTGATCAACATCACGGGCTCGAGCAGCCTGAAGCTGAATGAGGTCAACGAGGCTTCGACGCTTATTCAGAATGCGGCACACGAAGATGCCAACATCATCTTTGGCGCGGTGCTGGACGAGAAGATGGGCGAGGACGTGAAGATTACCGTGATCGCTACGGGATTTCGCGATGAGATGCCTCAGCGCCGCAATCGCATGCTCGCTGAGTCGACGCTGCCGACACGCAGTGAAGCTCTGCTGCCCCGCATCGAGCAGCGGCCGGCCAATGTGCGCTTCGCCAGCGAAGTGCCGGTGCAGTCTGAGAAGACTTCTATCGAGAAGGAGCCGCATGAAGAGGCGGGCAAGGAGGAGTTGCCGGTATCGCAAGCTCAGGCCCCTCGCGAAAGCGAATCGCCCCGCATCTTTATGGAGCCGGAGTATGAGCCCGTTGTCTCGGTAGCGGGGAATGCCTCGGAGCGCGCAAAGATCTCGGAGCCCAGCCCCGAGCTGCTGCCCGTGGCTGCCTCGGTGTTCGATGACGACTTCTTCCGCAAGCCGAACGATGAACTGCGCGCCAGCCAGCAAGGGATGTGGCCTGACCCTGCACAGGGCCGCGTTGCGCCCTCCTACGACGTCAAGGAAGAGGCGAAGCCGTCGCAGTGGCCTGAGGCGAAGGTCTCAGCCTTTGCGGGGCATGTAGCCGAGAGCGTGCCTGCGACCGACGAACTCGATATCCCCGCATTTCTGCGGCGCAGCCACTAG
- the ftsA gene encoding cell division protein FtsA, whose product MNPRNENLITVLDAGSSKSCVLVAELTDGVLRYRGHGVEASRGMRRGVISDLGPAAEAINQAALTAERVTKAPIETAVVGVGGPHIRGMNSQGGISMGSRMKEITREDVRSAIDRARSIGLAPDREVLHLLPQQFILDDQAGIHDPVGMVGNRLEVNLHLSTCSGSAVQSVVTCANKAGLEVVDTIFEGIAAAEAVLSADERELGVCLADIGAASTELVVFFEGSVAHTAVLPIGGDHFTNDLAVGLHVSVEEAEQLKRTYGNCVVTSVPQLNEIEVGGDLATGGQPARMVRQRFLAEVLEPRARELLTMLRDNLRSGGVLEAMGAGCVFTGGGANLLGLLDNAESLLRVPARIGYPVPLSRMPSELAKPEFSAAIGMLLYTHRTQVRKASEEQGLRQKLKSIFAGSF is encoded by the coding sequence ATGAATCCGAGAAACGAAAATCTGATTACCGTGCTGGACGCGGGAAGCTCGAAGAGCTGCGTGCTGGTGGCGGAGCTTACCGATGGCGTCCTGCGCTATCGCGGCCATGGTGTCGAGGCCTCCAGGGGCATGCGGCGTGGTGTTATCTCCGACCTCGGCCCTGCGGCTGAGGCCATCAACCAGGCCGCGCTGACGGCGGAGCGCGTGACGAAGGCGCCTATCGAGACTGCGGTCGTGGGGGTCGGCGGACCGCATATTCGTGGCATGAACTCGCAGGGCGGTATCAGCATGGGCAGCCGGATGAAGGAGATCACGCGCGAGGATGTTCGCTCGGCGATCGATCGCGCCCGCTCCATCGGGCTCGCACCAGACCGCGAGGTGCTGCACCTGCTGCCGCAGCAGTTTATTCTCGACGACCAGGCCGGCATCCACGATCCGGTTGGGATGGTGGGCAATCGGCTGGAAGTGAACCTGCATCTCTCGACGTGCTCCGGCAGCGCGGTGCAGAGCGTCGTCACCTGCGCGAACAAGGCCGGTCTTGAGGTAGTGGACACGATCTTCGAAGGCATCGCGGCGGCGGAGGCCGTTCTCTCGGCCGATGAGCGCGAGTTGGGTGTTTGCCTGGCGGACATCGGCGCGGCCTCGACGGAGCTGGTGGTGTTCTTTGAAGGGTCGGTGGCCCATACGGCGGTGCTTCCTATTGGAGGCGATCACTTTACCAACGATCTGGCTGTCGGGCTGCATGTCAGTGTGGAAGAGGCCGAGCAGTTGAAGCGGACCTATGGCAACTGCGTGGTGACGTCCGTTCCGCAGCTCAATGAGATCGAAGTCGGGGGAGACCTGGCGACCGGGGGACAGCCGGCTCGGATGGTGCGCCAGCGCTTTCTTGCGGAGGTCCTGGAGCCTCGTGCCCGTGAGCTGCTGACGATGCTTCGCGATAACCTGCGCTCGGGTGGTGTGTTGGAGGCGATGGGTGCGGGCTGTGTCTTTACCGGCGGCGGGGCAAACCTGCTCGGTCTGCTGGATAACGCAGAAAGCCTGCTGCGCGTGCCCGCCCGGATCGGCTACCCGGTGCCGCTGAGCCGTATGCCCTCGGAGCTGGCAAAACCGGAGTTTTCCGCAGCCATCGGGATGCTGCTGTATACGCACCGCACGCAGGTCCGCAAGGCCAGCGAGGAGCAGGGGCTGCGGCAGAAACTGAAGTCAATCTTCGCGGGCAGTTTTTAG